In the Streptomyces sp. cg36 genome, one interval contains:
- a CDS encoding FAD-binding and (Fe-S)-binding domain-containing protein has product MGDKGRTDAAAAQGAWERELRGVVRGEADFSPGARALTTMDASNYRRVPRAVVAPRDADDVAAVLAVCRAHGVPVVPRGAGTSIAGQATGTGVVLDFTRHMRSLLAVDAEARTAVVQPGLVLDVLRAAVRPYGLTFGPDPSTHSRCTLGGMIGNNACGSHSVAYGTTADNVHELAVVGGSGGALRLGRGWSGAPAGLRDFVGARLAALRTGYPQDLPRRISGYAMDALLPERGTDLARAFCGSEGTLGVLTEATVRLVEAPRARALAVLGYPDESAAAEAAPALLPYGPLTVEGMAADLVRGAAGLPRGGAWLFVETGGATPAEARARAREVVRAAGALDAAVVTDAAGQRALWRVREDAAGTATRMPDHTEAWPGWEDCAVPPARLGAYLRDFRALLKEHGLRGTPYGHFGDGCVHVRIDFDLLSAPGVARFRRFSEELAGLVAAHGGSLSGEHGDGQARAELLPKMYGDELVALFGEFKDIWDPAGVLNPGILARPARLDENLRFAVLPRRPVAVEFGYPQDGGDFSAAVRRCVGVAKCRTAEAGSGVMCPSFRATGEEAHSTRGRARLLHEMLAGEVVTGGWRSPEVRDALDLCLSCKGCRSDCPVGVDMATYKAEFLHHHYAGRLRPAAHYAMGWLPRWLRLAAPWARVLNALARVRPLASLVRRIAGIAPERALPVLAPRTLRAWLRRRRACVGQAPGTASAVLWPDTFTDHLSPQVGRAAVRVLEAAGVGLAVPEGRVCCGLTYVSTGQLTRARAVLRRTLDVMEPLLARGLPVVVLEPSCAAALRTDLPELLPDDPRAARLAARVRTFAQALEECAPEWTPPYVGRPVVGQTHCHQHAVLGDAAEARLRERAGLTGGLSGGCCGLAGNFGFERGHWEVSVACAEERLLPSVRAAAPGTELLADGFSCRTQLEQLAGRRGRHLAEVLAEGLGAGRGGEG; this is encoded by the coding sequence ATGGGAGACAAGGGGCGTACGGACGCGGCGGCGGCACAGGGCGCATGGGAGCGGGAGCTGCGCGGGGTGGTGCGCGGGGAGGCCGACTTCTCGCCGGGCGCGCGGGCGCTGACGACGATGGACGCGTCCAACTACCGGCGCGTCCCACGGGCCGTGGTGGCGCCCCGGGACGCCGACGACGTGGCCGCCGTCCTCGCGGTGTGCCGGGCGCACGGGGTGCCGGTGGTGCCGCGCGGCGCGGGGACCTCGATCGCCGGGCAGGCCACCGGCACCGGGGTCGTGCTGGACTTCACCCGGCACATGCGGTCCCTGCTGGCGGTGGACGCCGAGGCGCGCACGGCGGTGGTGCAGCCGGGGCTGGTCCTGGACGTGCTGCGCGCGGCGGTCCGCCCGTACGGCCTGACGTTCGGGCCCGACCCGTCCACGCACAGCCGCTGCACGCTCGGCGGGATGATCGGCAACAACGCCTGCGGCTCGCACTCGGTGGCGTACGGGACGACCGCCGACAACGTGCACGAGCTGGCGGTGGTCGGCGGTTCGGGCGGGGCGCTGCGGCTCGGGCGCGGCTGGAGCGGCGCCCCGGCGGGCCTGCGCGACTTCGTCGGCGCCCGGCTCGCCGCCCTGCGCACCGGCTATCCGCAGGACCTGCCGCGCCGGATCTCCGGGTACGCGATGGACGCGCTGCTGCCGGAGCGCGGCACGGATCTGGCACGCGCGTTCTGCGGCTCGGAGGGCACGCTGGGGGTGCTGACCGAGGCGACCGTACGGCTGGTGGAGGCGCCCCGGGCGCGGGCGCTCGCGGTGCTCGGCTACCCGGACGAGAGCGCGGCGGCCGAGGCGGCGCCCGCGCTGCTGCCGTACGGGCCGCTCACCGTCGAGGGCATGGCCGCCGACCTGGTGCGCGGCGCGGCCGGGCTGCCGCGCGGCGGCGCCTGGCTCTTCGTGGAGACGGGCGGCGCGACCCCCGCCGAGGCGCGGGCGCGCGCCCGCGAGGTGGTGCGGGCCGCCGGGGCGCTGGACGCGGCCGTGGTCACCGACGCGGCCGGGCAGCGGGCGCTGTGGCGGGTGCGGGAGGACGCGGCCGGGACGGCGACGCGGATGCCGGACCACACGGAGGCGTGGCCCGGGTGGGAGGACTGCGCGGTGCCGCCCGCGCGGCTCGGCGCGTATCTGCGGGACTTCCGGGCGCTGTTGAAGGAGCACGGGCTGCGCGGCACGCCGTACGGGCACTTCGGTGACGGCTGTGTGCACGTACGCATCGACTTCGACCTGCTGAGCGCGCCGGGCGTGGCGCGCTTTCGCCGCTTCTCCGAGGAGCTGGCCGGGCTGGTGGCCGCGCACGGCGGTTCGCTCTCCGGCGAGCACGGCGACGGGCAGGCGCGGGCGGAGCTGCTGCCGAAGATGTACGGGGACGAACTCGTAGCACTCTTCGGGGAGTTCAAGGACATCTGGGATCCGGCGGGCGTGCTCAACCCCGGGATCCTGGCGCGCCCGGCGCGGCTGGACGAGAACCTGCGGTTCGCGGTGCTGCCGAGGCGGCCGGTGGCGGTGGAGTTCGGCTATCCGCAGGACGGCGGGGACTTCTCGGCGGCGGTGCGGCGGTGCGTGGGGGTGGCCAAGTGCCGTACGGCAGAGGCGGGTTCGGGGGTGATGTGCCCGTCCTTCCGGGCCACCGGCGAGGAGGCGCACTCGACGCGGGGGCGGGCCCGGCTGCTGCACGAGATGCTGGCGGGCGAGGTCGTCACCGGCGGCTGGCGCTCCCCGGAGGTGCGGGACGCGCTCGATCTGTGCCTGTCCTGCAAGGGCTGCCGCAGCGACTGCCCGGTCGGGGTGGACATGGCCACGTACAAGGCGGAGTTCCTGCACCACCACTACGCGGGGCGGCTGCGCCCGGCCGCCCACTACGCGATGGGGTGGCTGCCGCGCTGGCTGCGGCTCGCGGCGCCGTGGGCGCGGGTGCTGAACGCGCTGGCCCGGGTGCGTCCGCTGGCGTCGCTGGTCAGACGGATCGCGGGGATCGCGCCGGAACGGGCGCTGCCGGTGCTGGCGCCCCGGACGCTCCGGGCCTGGCTGCGGCGGCGCCGGGCCTGCGTGGGCCAGGCTCCCGGGACGGCCTCCGCCGTCCTGTGGCCGGACACCTTCACCGACCACCTCTCGCCGCAGGTGGGGCGGGCGGCGGTACGGGTCCTGGAGGCGGCCGGGGTGGGGCTCGCGGTGCCCGAGGGGCGGGTGTGCTGCGGTCTGACGTACGTCTCCACCGGCCAGCTCACCCGCGCCCGCGCGGTCCTGCGCCGCACGCTGGACGTGATGGAGCCGCTGCTTGCGCGCGGGCTGCCGGTCGTCGTCCTGGAGCCGAGCTGCGCGGCGGCGCTGCGCACCGATCTGCCGGAGCTGCTGCCGGACGACCCGAGGGCGGCGCGGCTGGCGGCGCGGGTGCGGACGTTCGCGCAGGCGCTGGAGGAGTGCGCGCCCGAGTGGACCCCGCCGTACGTGGGGCGCCCGGTCGTCGGGCAGACCCACTGCCACCAGCACGCGGTGCTCGGGGACGCGGCCGAGGCGCGGCTGCGCGAGCGCGCGGGCCTGACGGGCGGGCTCAGCGGCGGCTGCTGCGGACTGGCCGGAAACTTCGGCTTCGAGCGCGGCCACTGGGAGGTGTCGGTGGCTTGCGCGGAGGAGCGGCTGCTGCCGTCGGTACGGGCCGCCGCCCCCGGTACGGAGCTGCTGGCGGACGGTTTCTCCTGCCGTACGCAGCTGGAACAGCTGGCGGGGCGGCGGGGCCGGCATCTGGCGGAGGTGCTGGCGGAGGGGCTGGGAGCGGGGCGGGGTGGTGAGGGGTAG
- a CDS encoding DMT family transporter codes for MTTQHAAEPTATTAATVTAPEAAGGLGGARGRGAALAPVALVVSAGISVQFGSAVAVMLMPRAGAAGVVTLRLAAAAVVLLVLCRPKLRGYRRADWGTVVAFGAAMAGMNGLFYQAVDRIPLGTAVTLEVLGPLALSVLASRRLVNFVWAALALAGVALLGSGGGAGFGSLDLVGAAFAVGAGACWAVYILFSARTGRRFPQADGLALAMAVAAVLSLPLGAVQSGSTLLVPSTIALGVAVALLSSVLPYTLELLALRRLPASTFAILMSLEPAIAATAGFLVLHQSLSATDALAIALVIGASVGAVRSQVRR; via the coding sequence GTGACCACTCAGCACGCCGCAGAGCCGACCGCCACCACGGCGGCGACCGTCACCGCGCCGGAGGCGGCGGGCGGGCTCGGCGGCGCGCGCGGCCGGGGGGCGGCCCTCGCCCCCGTCGCGCTGGTCGTCTCGGCGGGCATATCCGTGCAGTTCGGCTCGGCGGTGGCGGTCATGCTGATGCCGAGGGCGGGCGCGGCCGGAGTGGTGACGCTGCGCCTCGCGGCGGCGGCGGTGGTCCTGCTGGTCCTCTGCCGCCCGAAGCTGCGCGGCTACCGGCGGGCGGACTGGGGCACGGTGGTCGCCTTCGGCGCCGCGATGGCCGGTATGAACGGCCTCTTCTACCAGGCGGTCGACCGCATCCCGCTCGGCACGGCGGTGACCCTGGAGGTCCTCGGCCCGCTGGCCCTGTCCGTCCTGGCCTCGCGCCGCCTGGTCAACTTCGTCTGGGCGGCCCTCGCGCTCGCCGGTGTGGCGCTGCTGGGCAGCGGCGGGGGTGCGGGGTTCGGGTCGCTGGACCTGGTCGGGGCGGCGTTCGCGGTGGGCGCGGGGGCGTGCTGGGCGGTGTACATCCTGTTCAGCGCCCGTACGGGCCGCCGCTTCCCGCAGGCCGACGGCCTCGCCCTGGCGATGGCGGTCGCGGCGGTCCTGTCGCTGCCGCTGGGCGCGGTCCAGTCGGGCTCCACGCTGCTGGTGCCGTCCACGATCGCCCTCGGCGTGGCGGTCGCCCTGCTCTCCTCCGTCCTCCCGTACACCCTGGAACTCCTGGCCCTGCGCCGCCTGCCCGCGTCCACGTTCGCGATCCTGATGAGCCTGGAACCGGCCATCGCGGCGACGGCGGGCTTCCTGGTCCTGCACCAGTCCCTGTCCGCGACGGACGCGCTGGCGATCGCGCTGGTCATCGGGGCGAGCGTGGGGGCGGTGCGGTCGCAGGTACGGCGCTAG
- a CDS encoding helix-turn-helix domain-containing protein has protein sequence MSASPSSSAQNAREAVAARLRELRLDAGLTGREVAARAGWSAAKSSRVENARTPPSDADIRAWCRACGAEEQAADLIAANRTADSMYVEWRRKQRTGLLRLQESAVPLFERTRHFRVYCSNVVPGLLQTDGYARALLTAITEFRQIPDDVAEAVEARMARSHVIHEGDHRFALVIEEDVLYYGFGDARVMAGQLGHLLAVMSLPSVSLGIIPRTAARRMWPIETFMVFDGRRAAIELLSADVTVTAPTEVGLYVRAFAELAEMAVYGSKARALITDAITSLG, from the coding sequence GTGTCCGCCTCTCCGTCGTCCAGCGCGCAGAACGCCCGCGAGGCAGTCGCCGCGCGCCTGCGGGAGCTGCGCCTGGACGCCGGGCTCACCGGGCGGGAGGTGGCCGCGCGGGCGGGCTGGAGCGCGGCAAAATCGTCCCGCGTCGAGAACGCCAGGACGCCTCCGTCCGACGCCGACATCCGTGCGTGGTGCCGCGCCTGCGGCGCGGAGGAGCAGGCGGCCGACCTGATCGCCGCCAATCGCACCGCCGACTCGATGTACGTCGAATGGCGCCGCAAACAACGGACCGGACTGCTCAGGCTCCAGGAGTCCGCCGTCCCCCTGTTCGAGCGGACCCGCCACTTCCGCGTGTACTGCTCGAACGTGGTCCCCGGCCTGCTCCAGACCGACGGCTACGCCAGGGCGCTGCTGACCGCGATCACCGAGTTCCGGCAGATCCCCGACGACGTGGCGGAGGCCGTCGAGGCGCGCATGGCCCGGTCCCATGTGATCCACGAGGGCGACCACAGGTTCGCCCTGGTCATCGAAGAGGACGTGCTGTACTACGGCTTCGGCGACGCGCGGGTCATGGCGGGACAGCTCGGCCATCTGCTGGCCGTCATGTCGCTCCCGTCGGTGTCGCTCGGGATCATTCCCAGAACGGCGGCGCGTCGCATGTGGCCCATCGAGACGTTCATGGTGTTCGACGGCCGGCGAGCCGCCATCGAGCTGCTGTCCGCCGACGTGACGGTCACCGCCCCGACCGAAGTCGGGCTGTACGTGCGGGCGTTCGCCGAGTTGGCGGAGATGGCCGTCTACGGCTCGAAAGCCCGGGCTCTGATCACCGACGCGATTACCTCACTCGGGTGA
- a CDS encoding DUF6879 family protein: MKQSGPVYDFDEVLSRCKRSAVHLEMRDSYAVDNEAERFESWKSGHRDDPADRASWWRPWHDLVADAVGRGIAVRRARIVSEPVSEYIRFEYDGTFMNVAAGELVRWLPRRQASDLALPGNDYWLFDGTIVRFGHFTGDSRYVGEEWTEHPPVARLCAVAFDSVWERAVPHEEFKV, encoded by the coding sequence ATGAAGCAGAGCGGGCCGGTGTACGACTTCGATGAGGTCCTGAGTCGTTGCAAGCGTTCCGCTGTCCATCTGGAGATGCGGGACTCCTACGCGGTGGACAACGAAGCGGAACGGTTCGAGAGCTGGAAGTCCGGCCACCGGGACGATCCCGCGGACCGCGCTTCGTGGTGGCGACCCTGGCACGATCTGGTCGCCGACGCCGTGGGTCGTGGCATCGCGGTCCGGCGGGCCCGCATCGTCTCCGAGCCCGTGAGCGAGTACATCCGTTTCGAGTACGACGGGACGTTCATGAACGTCGCAGCCGGTGAACTGGTGCGCTGGCTCCCCCGGCGCCAGGCATCCGACTTGGCGCTGCCCGGAAACGACTACTGGTTGTTCGACGGGACGATCGTGCGCTTCGGGCACTTCACCGGTGACAGCCGGTACGTCGGCGAGGAGTGGACGGAACACCCGCCGGTGGCCCGGCTGTGCGCGGTGGCGTTCGACAGTGTGTGGGAACGGGCCGTTCCGCACGAGGAGTTCAAGGTCTGA
- a CDS encoding TIGR03084 family metal-binding protein encodes MSDPSAVLDDLRDEDEELDRLVAGLGEREWRRATAAEGWSVAHQVAHLAWTDRAALLAVTDPDAFGAEVEKAAAAPETFVDEGADEGARLPAGELLRRWRDGRAALRRALLAAPPGARFPWYGPPMSTASMATGRLMETWAHGQDVWDALGRTREPTARLRHVARIGVRARDFAFAVHGLPAPAEEFRVELAAPDGRGTWAYGPEGAAQRVTGPALDFCLLVTQRVHRSDTAVRAEGPDADRWLGIAQAFAGPAGPGRAPKGA; translated from the coding sequence GTGTCCGATCCGTCCGCCGTGCTCGATGATCTGCGCGACGAAGACGAGGAACTCGACCGGCTCGTGGCCGGGTTGGGGGAGCGGGAGTGGCGGCGGGCGACCGCCGCCGAGGGGTGGAGCGTCGCGCACCAGGTCGCTCACCTCGCCTGGACCGACCGCGCCGCGCTGCTCGCCGTCACCGACCCGGACGCGTTCGGGGCCGAGGTCGAGAAGGCCGCCGCCGCGCCGGAGACCTTCGTCGACGAGGGCGCCGACGAGGGGGCCCGGCTCCCGGCCGGCGAGCTGCTGCGGCGCTGGCGCGACGGCCGCGCCGCACTGCGCCGCGCCCTGCTCGCCGCACCGCCCGGCGCCCGCTTCCCCTGGTACGGCCCGCCCATGTCCACCGCCTCCATGGCCACCGGCCGCCTCATGGAGACCTGGGCGCACGGCCAGGACGTGTGGGACGCCCTCGGCCGCACCCGTGAGCCCACCGCCCGGCTGCGCCACGTCGCCCGGATCGGGGTGCGGGCCCGCGACTTCGCCTTCGCCGTGCACGGACTCCCCGCGCCCGCCGAGGAGTTCCGGGTCGAGCTGGCCGCCCCCGACGGGCGGGGGACCTGGGCGTACGGGCCCGAGGGCGCGGCCCAGCGCGTCACCGGCCCCGCGCTCGACTTCTGCCTCCTGGTCACCCAGCGCGTCCACCGCTCCGACACCGCCGTGCGCGCCGAGGGCCCCGACGCGGACCGCTGGCTCGGCATCGCCCAGGCGTTCGCCGGTCCGGCCGGGCCCGGACGCGCGCCCAAGGGGGCCTGA
- a CDS encoding acyclic terpene utilization AtuA family protein has translation MRRPLRIGNASGFYGDRFDAMREMLTGGPLDVLTGDYLAELTMLILGRDRLKDARLGYAKTFLRQLEECLGTAHERGVRIVANAGGLNPAGLADGVRELADKLGVPVRVGHVEGDALVPGPGVLAANAYLGGAGIAACLAAGADVVVTGRVTDAALVTGPAAWWHGWGPQEYDALAGAVVAGHVLECGTQATGGNYAFFGGHDVRRPGFPLAEIHADGSSVITKHPGTGGLVDPGTVTAQLLYETGGARYAGPEVTARLDTVALTSEGTDRVRIEGVRGEAPPPTLKAGLCRIGGWRNEVVFVLTGLDVEAKAELVRAQTEDAFERAGRRPAEVRWELARTDRPDAETQETAGALLRLVVRDPEPEAVGRTVSGAAVELALGSYPGFHLTAPPGRGAPYGVFEAARVGHDEVAHTAVLPGGERLAVPPPARTRALEPVEPPALPAPLPAGPVRRAPLGLVAGARSGDKGGDANVGVWVRSDDAWRWLVHALTVDRFQELIAESRQLKVVRHQLPNLRALNFTVHGLLGEGVASQARFDPQAKALGEWLRSRHLDIPEVLL, from the coding sequence ATGCGCCGCCCCCTGCGCATCGGCAACGCCTCCGGGTTCTACGGCGACCGCTTCGACGCGATGCGCGAGATGCTCACCGGCGGCCCCCTCGACGTGCTCACCGGCGACTACCTCGCCGAACTCACCATGCTCATCCTCGGCCGGGACCGGCTGAAGGACGCCCGGCTCGGCTACGCCAAGACCTTCCTGCGCCAGCTGGAGGAGTGCCTGGGCACGGCGCACGAGCGCGGGGTGCGGATCGTCGCCAACGCGGGCGGGCTCAACCCGGCCGGACTGGCCGACGGCGTACGGGAGTTGGCGGACAAGCTCGGGGTTCCGGTGCGGGTCGGCCATGTGGAGGGCGACGCGCTGGTGCCCGGACCCGGGGTGCTGGCCGCCAACGCCTACCTCGGCGGCGCGGGCATCGCCGCCTGCCTGGCCGCCGGGGCCGATGTCGTCGTCACCGGCCGGGTCACCGACGCGGCCCTGGTCACCGGGCCCGCCGCCTGGTGGCACGGCTGGGGCCCGCAGGAGTACGACGCGCTGGCGGGCGCGGTCGTCGCCGGGCACGTCCTGGAGTGCGGCACCCAGGCCACCGGCGGCAACTACGCCTTCTTCGGCGGCCACGACGTGCGCCGCCCCGGCTTCCCCCTCGCCGAGATCCACGCGGACGGCAGCAGCGTCATCACCAAGCACCCGGGCACGGGCGGCCTGGTCGACCCCGGGACGGTCACCGCGCAGCTGCTGTACGAGACGGGCGGCGCCCGGTACGCCGGGCCCGAGGTCACCGCGCGGCTCGACACCGTGGCGCTGACGTCCGAGGGGACCGACCGGGTGCGGATCGAGGGGGTGCGCGGCGAGGCGCCGCCGCCCACGCTCAAGGCGGGGCTCTGCCGGATCGGCGGCTGGCGCAACGAGGTCGTCTTCGTGCTCACCGGGCTCGACGTCGAGGCCAAGGCGGAGCTGGTCCGGGCGCAGACCGAGGACGCCTTCGAGCGGGCCGGGCGGCGTCCGGCCGAGGTGCGCTGGGAGCTGGCCCGCACCGACCGGCCCGACGCGGAGACCCAGGAGACGGCCGGCGCGCTGCTGCGGCTCGTGGTGCGCGACCCGGAGCCGGAGGCGGTGGGGCGGACGGTGAGCGGCGCCGCCGTGGAGCTGGCGCTGGGGAGCTATCCGGGGTTCCACCTCACGGCCCCGCCCGGCAGGGGCGCCCCGTACGGCGTGTTCGAGGCGGCCCGCGTCGGGCACGACGAGGTCGCGCACACGGCCGTGCTGCCCGGCGGGGAGCGGCTGGCCGTGCCGCCGCCGGCGCGGACCCGGGCGCTGGAGCCGGTCGAGCCGCCCGCGCTGCCCGCACCGCTGCCCGCCGGTCCGGTCCGGCGGGCCCCGCTGGGGCTGGTCGCGGGGGCCCGCAGCGGGGACAAGGGCGGGGACGCCAACGTGGGGGTGTGGGTGCGGTCGGACGACGCCTGGCGCTGGCTCGTCCACGCGCTGACGGTTGACAGATTTCAGGAACTGATAGCTGAAAGCCGTCAGTTGAAAGTCGTCAGACATCAGCTGCCCAACCTCCGTGCCCTCAACTTCACCGTCCACGGCCTCCTCGGCGAGGGCGTCGCCTCACAGGCCCGTTTCGACCCCCAGGCCAAGGCGCTCGGCGAATGGCTGCGCTCGCGCCATCTGGACATCCCGGAGGTACTGCTGTGA